The Klebsiella aerogenes KCTC 2190 region GGCAGATTATTGTCAGTTGCGTACTGATTCCCGCTGCATTAATAGCAATGGTATTGTCGATCCCTTTTCCGAAGCTTAACGAGTTATTCTCAACCTTTTTAATACCGCCATTTCGTTTACCTTCCTATATTTTATTGATTATCATAGAGTTAGTGCGATTTATCGCACTGCGTCAGGTGTATAGCGGATAAAAAACAAACACAATGGCGGGCGTTTTCACGCAGGTTAAGGGCTACCGGAAATAAAATTGCGTCAAAAATAAACGCCATCATGCCTGTATGATGGGATACAGAGAGGATAAAAGGAAGATACATCACTATTACATCAAAAATACCTCATTATTGCGTCACTATTACACCATCAGAACCTGAGTACATCAGTATTACATCACTTTTACGTCACGCTGATTAATAACAATAACGGTGAATGCTGGCTGATTTTAATCTGACAGCGTGAAGCGTTGGACAACGAGCTACGTGAGGCGTCAGCGGGTTTCAACGGGACACCCTTTAGTACACGCAGGGGGAGATAAAAACGTCTGGCTCGAAGAGGCGGGATTTTCGACCAGTCCCCCCGTTACCGTGATCGTTGAGCACGGGTTACTGGTCATACGGCTGGCACCCGAAAGATAACTGACTAACAAAAAATCCCGGCCCTGAGGCCGGGATTATTCAGCTGTGGTACAGATTAACGAACATCGAATATCCAGAAGACCAGACCGGCCGGAATACCCAAGAGGCTGATTTTTAGGATCGTAGCGATCTCTGTTTTTCCAAAAGGGAAGGATTTATCAAAATCCCAAACAGGCCATCCTTTGAGTAAATAAGAAAAAAACCACCTATCATTAATACAAAACACATTCCAATACATAGAAAAATTAACAATTTTATAGATTTTCTAGGTTTATTTAGATTCATTTTTACCTCCAGAAATAGCTTTGTTCAAACTATCCCCCACTACTCCAGAGGTAAAAGAGTCGATAGCATTAGCACTAATTGAAGGTACAGAACTTTGTGGCACTGGTTTGGTTATTGTCCAGACACCAGTCGGTACCCATTCATATTGTTTTGATATCGGATTAAATATTTTATCAGCCTGAACTTTTAGAACATTTCCCGCAGTATAACCAGCTGAAGCCCCAGCCTTACTCACTAACGCAGCCATAAATGGATCATCACCTTTAATTTCGGCCTGATAATAGCCACCTACTGCGTTCCATGTCATTACAGGGTCATAACCTTTACCAGCAGTAATCGCCCCGATCACACCAGAGCCAATTAAGTCTGACAAACTCACTTTTCCTGTTGTCCCATATTGAATACCAGCACTCAGCCCAGCACCAACCCCCACAGCAATAAGCTGCTCCTTAGTATTGTTAACAGTATTAGTAATAATGGCTTTACCTCCCATTATCGCCACTGGCCAGGAAGTCGGATCCATGACTACAGACAATATACGATCACCCTGCGTAATATTATCCTGCAAGAATTTAAGATCGACTCCATTAAGATAATTTACCAATGCTGCGGCACTTGGATCCTTCAGTTTTTCATCCAACCGGATTTGATGTGGATTAGCATCATTAGCAACATTAGTCGCACCCTGTATCAGTTCCTGCCAGCTAACACATCTAACACCACCTCCTGTACAGGCTTCCTGAAGCTCTTTACTTTTTTTGTTGCTGATATCGATATATTTCTCGACAACCTTATTACAATCTCCGCCCGACTTCTTACAATCTTGCATTTCTTTATCAAGCTGCCGGGCTTCTTTTGAACTCAGGAAGTTATTCTCAACCGCGTTCTTACCAGACTGTGCACCCGTTGTTGCGCTCTGCGAGTCCCCCCCGACTATATTGCCCGCAAATCCCGAGGCGATGGTCGCCAGATTACTGACGAGCTGTTTATCGCTTTCACTCAGGTCGCTGGCCTGCCTGCCCGGATACATCGTTTCCAGAATGGCTTTCGCAACCAGTTCACCTGTCGCGGCTCCGGCTGCTCCTGCCGCCGCATTCCCTCCCTGTAGTGCCGCGACCGCACCACCCAATATCGCGTGGGCTATGGTTTTCGCCGCAATATCATCATCCTTAAGACCAGCCTGATGTCCGATAATATTTGCCAGCTCCGGCGCCGATGCCCCCGCCAGCGCTCCGGCGATGTTCCCGCCCGCCAGTCCCTGCAGCGCCGCCGTGGCTGCCTGGATACCCCGCTGCAGGTCACTGCCGGTACCATAATCCTGCATCGCCGTACGACCCGCCTGCTCCGCAATCTGTTCTGCCGTCGGACTGCTGTTTCCCTCTGCTTTCAGCTTCGCTTCCACCGCCGTCAGGGCTGCCGGGTCTTTCATCGCCTTCTGTTTTGCTATCTCTCCCTGCGTGCGCGCAATATCTGCCGCCTGGCTGCCAGTCTCACCTATCAGCTGCACTTCCTGCAGGCGCCGCTGCTCCTTCTCCTTGTCAAATATCGGCCCGATACTGCCGTTGGCATGCTCCGTGTCGCGACTCAGGTCAGCCACATCCTGCTTCTGATTATCCTTGTCGCGAATGGTGATGATGCCGTCAGCCACAGCGGCCTGAGTCGAGCCTTCCGCATGCCCGCTGTTGCCACCCCCCGCCAGCAGGGCGCTGGCCATGTTACCGGCGAACTGCGAGCCGATGCTGCCGCCGGTGCTGATACCGCCGCCCTGATGCTGCGTTTTATAATCCGCCTGGTTGTGGATATCACTGAAACCCAGCGTGCCGGTATCGAGGCTGTTTTTATCTGCGCTACCTGTGGAAGCAATCACCCCGCCATTCAGCTGGGTGTGGTTGCCCACCGTCACATCAAAACCGCCCTGACCGGCAAACAACCCGCTCTGCTCCTGCACCGAATCGTAGTCGCTGTTCATCTTATCGCGGCTGACATTCAGGCTGCCCGAGAACGATCCGGCGCCGAAGGTGTAACCCAGGCCACCACTGACGCTGTTCTGCGTGCTGTCGTAGTGGTCGCTGTCCTGCAGGCTGGTTATCGTCAGGTCACGGCCGACATCTGCCGTCACCTGATGGCCGCTGACCTGCGCGCCGGCCAGCGTGGTATCTCGCCCACTGGCGATGGTGACCTGATGACCGGCATCCACCGTCGTTTCATTCTGCCAGGTGCCGTTACCTTTCTCATGCCCTTTGCTGCTGTTGGCATTTGCCGAGATGCTGATACCGGCGCCGCCGGAGCCCACCCCCACGCCGACGCCAATACTGCCGCCGCTGCTTTTGTTACTACCGCTGGTAAGCTGTGTATCCTGCGCCGCAATGAGGTTCACATCCCTGAGCGCCTCCAGCGAAACATCCTTACCGGCTTTAAGCTTGCTGCCCGTGACCGTGATATCGCCGCCTGTTGCCGCAACGGCGAGATTATTGCCGGCATTCAGGGTACTGCCGGAGGTGGTTACCTGCTCTGAATGTGAGGTAGATTTTGACGACTGCGTCCCCAGAGACGCACTGATACCAATAGTGTTGTTATTGTCCTTATCGCTGCCGCCTCTGGCCTCATCCAGTGCGACGGCCTGTCCTGCCTGGACGCCGGAAAGCGCAGCTTTCGTTCCCTGAAGCGCACTCAGGCGGCCGTCACTGCTTTGCTTCGCATTTTGCGCGGCGGAAACCGCATTGTTTACCGCACTGCCTGCCGCCCCGGATACTCATATGATCACCTCATCAGTTATGTCAGTTATAACCTCTGAGCGTGTCTAAAACCATTGAACCACTACAGGCGGGATTTACCGACGGGATACCGATAAAGATACGGATGATGCCGGACTGCATCATCATCACCGCCCAGAACACCCGCGAACTGTACGGCTGCGCCGAGGGGCTGAGCGTGGTCTCCGTCAACCGGCCGAAGATGAAACAGTGGCTTAAGACCTTCCCCGGCGCGCTGAACGACACCGGCGATCTGCCGGTGATCAAGCGCGGGAACGGGCATTTTGGGTAGGGTAACAACCGATAAAACGATCCCGGACAGATCACTTCTGGCCGGGATCTTAAAATGCTGCTAACTCTTCATACCTAAACGGATTATTTCAGTTGGAAACAAAGGCTGTAATATTAATTCATTGTTAAAAACAAATAACTTCGGCGATAAAGCTGTAACGTCATAAATATTCTCAGCAATCAAAATCAGCTTAGTTCTAAAAATAGGAATGCTAATATCATCTACAAAAACGAACACATCGTCATTTTTGTTATGATTATCTGATATAAGAGCGTTGATATCCTCATAATCCGAATACTTAAGATCTGCCCATAATATATTTCCATTAGCAAATGGAAATTGATGCAAAATATTAATAGCCTCTTTCTCGCGCTGACCTTCAAGCACATCAAAATCAGCGCTAAGGGCTTCTTTACACTCATCAAATAAAGTCATTTACTCTACCTATTCAACTGTTTCAATATGGTTTCAAACGATTTTTCATTACCTTCAAATGGTATGACTTGCTTGACTGCTTTTCCCGGCCCTTTTCCTTGAGAGTAATCCCATATATTAATGTGCGTTCCCTTTTCAGGATCATAATCAACACGCCAGCCAACTTTACCATCACTAGATTGACGTCCAATTACTTTTCCATTCCCTGCACTTACTTCTAACCGCCCAATTACAGGTTTAGAGTCTGCCCCTAAATTACCAACAATACCCAATGCCTTATTTCGTGCACTTTCCCAACTTTTCTCAGATTTAAGTATCGTTTCAATTCGATTTGCTGCGGCGGGTACTTTCTTACCCGGCAAGATAATACCTGCCAGCATTCCCCCCGTGGCTTCCAGCGCCGTCTGATTTACTCCGGCCGCCTGTTTAACCGTATCCGCAACCGCTGACCAGGTTTCACTCTGCATCAGCGCCTTAACGCTATCAGCCACGGCCTGATTCTTCCCGGACAGGTCGCTCAGCGCTTTATTACAGTAGCTGTCGCCGACCGCACACGAGGCCAGCGCCATCGCCGCATCAGCAGCATAATCCGCTGAACCTAATGCCGCATCGCCCGTATTCGCAAGGGCATTGATAATACCGTTGGCGATAGAAGAAGTTGTACCTTCACCCAGTTTATCCCTGACCTCATTTTTCAGGGATTCAGCGGCCTGTTTTACTGTTGCACGAGCCTGATCGCCCGCCAACGAGTTATTCTCAACAATAATTCCAGTCTGCTGACTGAAATCGTTATTGACTTATTTATCCGCTTATTTTTTGTTTTTGTGCTCTTGTAACTTGGCTTTTGTCCAAATACCTACTCCTGCCAACGCACCCGCAGAAACACCTACTTTCAAGGAATAAAAAGCATCCTTTGCCCAATCGAAAAATAAAACGTTAGTTTTAAAGAACACTATCAATCTGCCAAGAAAACAGCCCATCATTGCCATAAAAAAAATGCATACCATACAACGTACTATTAGCACTACGAGGTTGTTCACATTGACACTTTTATTGTTTTTTAGTGGTTTCATCAGCTTCATCTAGCGTTCCTTTTGTAACATTACCAACAGCCTCGCTAGTAATTGAGCCCCCAATATTGCTAATAATATCGGATGTGCCTTCTTTGACAGTAGACCCCATAGACCCTGATATGACCTTTCCGACACCGCCACCAAAAACTGAACCTAGTCCAGTTCCAATAACAGAGTTTGTCGGATCTTCCCCCTTAATACTGCTACCAATTGCCGCACCGCCCATATTGATAGGTGTTGAGATGATAACACCTTTTCCTGTTGTCGCTGCAGCTGTCACCCCAGCCATTATTGCATCCACATAACTGAAAGGATCTTTTCCTGCAAGCTGAGCAGCTGAGTTAACTCCAACACCAATTGCTGCGTTAGCTACCATACCTTTCACAGTAAGCCCCAGCACACTGCTTCCGAACATTAGCGGCGCATCACCAATGCTGGCATTCGACTTATGATAGCCCCAGGTGTTCATGATTCTCTGAGCTTTAGACATGGCTTCAGAGTCAGGGTTACGTTTCATGTAATCCTGGCCAGAGAGCAGCCCGGTAACCAGCTGTTGTGCTACCGCGGGGCCGTAGGTTTTTTCCATTTCAGAAGCATAAATACGAAGATACCCGGCCAGTTCAGCCCGCTCAGTACTGCTCATCTGTGAAGGGTCTTTAGTAAATTTAGAAACCAGTGCATCACTGCGTTTGTCAGCATTTTCCAGCTTAATAAGCTCATTGGCTGTAGCTAATGACTTATCACCGTTCTTAATTTTCTCAATGGCTTTGTCGAGTTTGTCTGAAGATGTCGCACCAAGGAAATTATTCTCAACCGCATTCTTACCGGCACCGGCACCCGTCGCGGCCCCAGCTGTATTCCCTGTAGCGATCCCTCCAGCCATACCCGCAGATATGCTCGCCAGCGCACTGACTGTCTGCTTCTGTTCTTCAGAAAGTTTATCTACATTAGGGTAGAGCATATTGGCGATAGCGCGTGCCGCCAGCTCTCCGCCCCCTGCACCAATCGCACCCGCTGCCGCACTATTTCCCTGAAGCGCAGCAACCGCGCCACCAAGGATCGCGTGTGTTATGGCATTGACCGCAGGGTTATCTTCTGTCGATTTCAGCAGATGCGCCAGCTCCGGTGCTGAAGCCCCCGCCAGTGCACCCGCTAAATTACCGCCCGCGAGCCCCTGAAGCGCTGCAGTTGCTGCCTGGATGTCGCGCTGAATGTCGCTGCCGGTGCCATACTTTTCCTGTTCCTTTTTGTATTCCGGCGTATCACGCAGTTTTGCCAGATATGCCTGCCGCTGTTCTTCCGTCGCATCCGCAGGAACAGGCCCGTATTTATCCTGCGCAGCCTTCAGCGCATTCAGCTCCCCCTGCGTCCGCGCGATATCCGCCATCTGACCGCCGATATCGCTGATCATCCCGATTTCCTTCAGACGGTTCTGCTCCTTCTCCTTGTCGAAGATCGGGCTGATGCTGTCGTTGGCATGTTTGGTGTCGCGGCTCAGGTTCGCCACATCCTGCTTCTGATTATCCTTGTCGCGAATGGTGATGGTGGCGTCAGCCACAGCGGCCTGAGTCGTGCCTTCGGCATGCCCACTGTTGCCCGCCGCCGCAATCATCCCACCCGGCATATTGCCCTTGAACTGGTCGCCGAAGCTGCC contains the following coding sequences:
- a CDS encoding SymE family type I addiction module toxin, translated to MRRQRVSTGHPLVHAGGDKNVWLEEAGFSTSPPVTVIVEHGLLVIRLAPER